AAGTCCACGGACGGACTTTTTGCGATTCGATCAAGAATGCGCAACTTGACGCTGTTTGACGACGGGATCCACAAGTTCATCCTGCTCAACGAGAGCGAGCCGGGGGAAGAGAACGGGATCGAATCCAACCAGTATCTGATCGTTCATCAGGGGATCGGCATGCTGCTCGATCCCGGCGGCTGGGGGGTGATGCCGCGGGTGCTGACCGAGATGCTGCAGCACATCCAGCCCGAAGATGTGGCGATGATCCTGCTCTCCCACCAGGATCCCGACATCGTCGGCGGTGTGGCTACTTGGCTGGAGCTGACCAACGCCACCGTCCATGTCGCATCGACCTGGATGCGCTTTCTGCCCCACTACGGCCAGATCGACATGGGGCGGTTCCATCCGGTGCCGGATGGGGGCGGGGCGCTGGCGCTGACCGACGACTGCCGCATCGAGGTGGTGCCCGCCCACTTCCTCCACTCCCCCGGCCAGCTCAACCTGTTCGACCCGCACGCCGGCATCCTCTTCTCCGGCGATGTCGGCACCGCCGCGCTGAAAAACGGCGGCGATCAGCTTTTTGTCGAAGATTTCGCCGCCCACCTGCCGGCCATCGAGGGCTTTCACCGCCGCTACATGGCCTGCAACCGGGCGTTGCGGCTGTGGGTGGCGCGGGTGCGCGCGCTCGCCCCGCAGGTGATCGCGCCGCAGCACGGTCCGGCCTACCGCGGCGCGGCGGTGGGGGCGTTCCTCGACTGGCTGGAGCAGCTGGAGTGCGGCGCCGACATCATGCGCCCGGACGGCTCTTTTCCGGCATGACGCTGGATCTGCAGCAGCAGCTCAGCGCACTCGATCGGCTGCGCGAAACCACCGTGCTCCATGTCGGCAACCTGCTGCAGCGCCAGCAGTGGAACCGCAACGCCTTCAGCCGCATCGTCGCGCTGGTCTCCATGGAGCACGAGGCGATCGGCGCTGCGCTCGAGCGGCTGCGCCGGCGGGTGGAGGATGGGGAAGTGCGCAGGGAGATCGCTTCGCTGCAGGCCCGCTGCAGCCGGCTCGACGGGGCGGTCGCGCGGCTGCAGCGGTTGCGCAACCGCAGTTCCGATCGCGAGATGGTGGCGATCAAGAAGATCATCTTCAGCTTCGACCGTGCCGCCGGCACCCTCAACCAGACGCTGATCGACAAGAACCTGCTCGACCGCCAGAACCAGGTGCTGGAGAACCTGATCATCTCCCACGAGCACGTCGCCAACTGGAAGCAGTTCGTCCAGCGCATCCTGATCGATTTCCACCAGATGTTCCGCTTCGACTTCTTCTTCATCGCCTTCTCGGAGGAGAACGAACTCACCCTCTTCTTCTACTACATGGGCGACTATCCCGAGCCGGTGAAGGAGCAGATCGACACCGCCTGCGCCCGCCGGGTGCTCGCGGGGCTCGATCTGCCGCCGGACACCCCCTACAGCGTCGAGCGGTTCGTCGTCATCGACCGGCCGCGGCGGGTCGACCCCACCCAGGTGGAGACGATCACCGTCAAGGTGCCCGACTACGCGCCCAACCTTGCCGGGCTGCTCGGGGCCACCTACGCCTCGACGCGCAAGGTGTCGGTGCAGGAGCAGGCGGTGATCCGCTCGATCCTGTCGGTGATGGTGATGGTGGTCGGTTCGAGCAAGGTGTTGAGCAGGACTCTGGCCGAGCTGGAGTTTCATTCGATCCACGACCCGCTCACCGGCCTCTACAACCGGCGCCACTTCGACGAGATGCTCCGCTACGAGGTCGACCGCTCCGAGCGCCACCGGCACCACTTCTCGCTGCTCTTCCTCGATTCGGACGACTTCAAGCAGATCAACGACGGCTTCGGCCACCCCTGCGGCGACCAGGTGCTGGTCGAGCTGGGCGGCATGATGCGCGCGGCCACCCGCATGGGGGATCTGGTGGTGCGGTTGGGGGGGGACGAGTTCGCCATCCTGCTGCCGGAGACGCCGGTGGAGGGGGCGCGGGCGCTGGCCGAGAAGCTGCGCAAGCGCATCTCCCACCACCGCTTCACCTCCCCCGACGGGCGCCAGTTCCAGACATCGGTCTCGATCGGCATCGCCGGTTATCCGCGCGACGGCCGCAACAGCCGCGATCTGCTCGCCGCCTGCGACGCGGCCCTCTATCGAGCCAAGGAGGGTGGGAAGAACAGCATCGTGGTCGCCGCTGCGCAGCCGCCCGCCGCCCGGGTGCGTGATGCGCGTGTCGCCGTGGAGCGGTTGCGCGACGCCCTCGCCGAGGGGCGCGTCCTCCCCTACTTCCAGCCGATCCTCTCGACCGCGGATCGGCGACCGGTCGCCTGCGAGGTGGTGGCGCGCAAACAGAGCCGCGACGGGCGGGTGTTGCCGGCGATGGAGTTCATCGAGACGGTGGAGCGGGCTGGGCTGGCGCGCAGCCTCGACCGCTCGATCGTCGATGGGGCGCTGGAGGTGTTGCACGAACGGATGCAACACCATCCGGCCGATGCGGTGCCGCCCCTGTTCATCAATCTCTCGCCGCAGGAGATCCGTGGGCGCAGCTTGCTCGGCTTTGCCGAACAGCGCTGCGCCGAGCTGGGGATCCCGCCGGAGAAGGTGGTCTTCGAGATGGCCGAACGGGCGGTGGTGGCGGAGTTGGGAGCGGTGCGCGGCTTCCTCGCCAACCTGCGCAACCGCGGATTCCGTTTCGCGCTCGACGACTTCGGCAGCGGCTACAATGCCTTCCACTATCTGCGCGAGCTGCGCTTCGACTTCGTCAAGATCGACGGCGCCTTCATCCGCGGGGTGGTCGACTCGCAGGTCGATGCCCTCCTGGTTCGCCATCTGGCGGCGATCTGCCGTGGGCTGGGGATGGTGACCATCGCCGAGCATGTCGAGGAGGAGGAGATCATGGCGGCGGTGACGGAGATGGGGATCGACTATGCCCAGGGGTTCCATCTGGGTGCGCCCGTTTCGGCGCGGAACCTCTTCTCCACATGGGATGGGGGGGAGCGGAGATGACTTCCGGCGCATCCGCCGTAGAGTGCGCCGGGCCGATTCATGGGGGGATCGGCCCGGCGGCCTCGCAAGAGGCCGGCAGGCGGGGGTCGAAGAGGGGTGCCCTTCGACTCCCGTGAAGCAGGAGACGTCCACGGACGGACGTTGTGCGATGGAATCCATCGCCGATCACTCCGTGGGGCCGCCAGGCGGCGGCCCCCTTCCCTTCATCTCCCCCGCAGCATGAAGGATGGCTTCGCAAGAAGCCGTCAGCCGCGGCCAGGACGGCCACGCAACTCCGGAGGTTGCGCATGCAACCGACGTATTTGTAAGGGGATCGAAGACCGCGCTCTTCGATCCCAGTGAAGCCAAAAAGTCCACGGACGGACTTTTTGCGAACGCATCGAGAAGGAGCATCGCCCATGGCCGTGGAACGGACCCTGTCGATCATCAAGCCGGACGCCGTCGCCAAGAATGTGATCGGCGACATCATCCGTCGCTTCGAGGAGAACGGGCTGTCGGTCGTCGCCGCCCGGATGATCCATCTGAGCGCCGAGGAGGCGGGCCGCTTCTACGCGGTGCACCGGGGGCGCCCCTTCTTCGGCCCGCTCTGCTCCTTCATGAGCTCCGGGCCGATCCTGGTCATGGTGTTGGAGGGGAAGAACGCCATCCGGCTCAACCGCCAGCTGATGGGGGCGACCAACCCCAAGGAGGCCGAGCCCGGAACCATCCGCGCCGACCATGCCGACTCGATCGATGCCAACGCCGTCCACGGCTCCGACTCGCCGGAGAGCGCGGCGACAGAGATCGCCTTCTTCTTCCCCGATATCGAGATCTTCGGCCGTTAACCGGCGGTGAATGCCCGGCCGAAGGGGGCGGCCGCAGCCGGCCCGACCGGCGACCCGGAGCAGGTGGCCGTCCGGCGGCGGAAGCTGGCCGCGCTGCGTGAGGAGGGGTTCGCCTATCCCGACGACTGGCGCTGCGACGCCGAGGCCGCCGCGCTGCATGAGCGCTACGGCGATTGGGAGGGCGTGCGGCTGGAGGAGGCGGCGATCTCCGTCCGGGTGGGAGGGCGGATCATGGCCCACCGGGTGATGGGGAGGTCGAGCTTTCTCCACATCCAGGACGGCAGCGGCCGCATCCAGCTCTTCCTCCAGCGCGACCGGCTCACCCCCGAGCTCTACGATGCGACCAAAGCGTGGGATCTGGGCGACATCGTCGGCGCCGCCGGGACGCTCTTCCGCACCCGCACCGGCGAGCTGTCGGTGCGGGTGGAGGAGATCCGGCTGGTGGCCAAGTGTCTGCGGCCGCTGCCCGAGAAGTGGAAAGGGCTGCAGGACAAGGAGCTGCGCTACCGCCGCCGCTACCTCGATCTGATGGTCTCCTCCGAGGCGCGCGACCGTTTCCGCCTCCGTTCGCGCATCGTCGCCGAGCTGCGCCGCCGGCTGGAGGCGCGTGGCTTCATCGAGGTGGAGACTCCGATGTTGCAGCTCCGCCCCGGGGGGGCCGCCGCCCGTCCCTTCATCACCCACCACAACGCGCTCGATATCGACCTCTATCTGCGCATCGCCCCGGAGCTCTACCTCAAGCGGCTGGTGGTGGGCGGCTTCGAGCGGGTCTTCGAGATCAACCGCAACTTCCGCAACGAGGGGCTGGACGCCACCCACAACCCCGAGTTCACCATGGTGGAGTTCTATCAGGCCTGGGCCGACTTCCACGACGCGATGGAGACCACCGAGGCGCTGATCCGCGGCGTGGCCGAGGCGTGTGGTCGCACGCGGATCGTCTGGGAGGGGGTGGAGCTCGATCTCGGCCGCCCCTTCCGCCGGTTGCGCATGGATGAGGCGGTGGTGGAGAAGCGGCCCGATCTGGCCGGCCACACCCGCAACAAGGGGCTGCTGGCCACCGTCTGCCTGCAGGAGATCCCGGATTTTCGGCCGACGGTCACCTGGCAGGCGGGGGACTACCTCAACGCGCTGTTCGAGGCGCTGGTCGAGCCGGAGTTGCAGCAGCCCACCTTCGTCACCCACCATCCTGTCGAGATCTCACCGCTGGCCCGGCGCAATGGGGCGGAGCCGCATCTGACCGACCGCTTCGAGCTCTTTGTCGCCGGCAAGGAGATCGCCAACGGCTTCTCCGAGCTCAACGATCCCGACGATCAGCGGGCCCGCTTCCTGGCCCAGGCCGCGGCACGGCAGGCGGAGGAGGGGGAGCCGGCCGGGGTGGACGAGGATTTCCTCTGCGCTCTGGAGTACGGCATGCCGCCGACGGCGGGCGTGGGGATCGGGGTCGATCGGCTGGTGATGATGCTCACCGGTAGCCATTCGATCCGGGATGTGCTCCTCTTTCCCCATATGCGCCCGCAGGAGTAGCCGCCTGCCGCATCGCGGCCACGGAGGGCCGCGCAAATCAAGAGCTTGCGCAGGCAAGCGATTGACTTGTAAGGGGATCGAAGACCGCGCTCTTCGATCCCCGTCAAGCAAAACGTCCACGGACGGACGTTTTGCGGTGTGATCGAGCATGTTCGCCTGGAAGATCATGACCAGCAAGGTGATCACCTGCCGCCCCGACCAGCCGGTGGGCGAGGTGATCGATCTGATGATCCGCCGCCATCTGCACACCGTACCGGTGGTGGAGGAGGACGGCACGCTGCGCGGCTCGATCAACACCCTCTCCATCCTCAACCGGGTGGTGCCGGAGTACATCGTCACCGGTGATCTCAAGTCGGTCCCCTTCGCCCCCGATATCGGGCTGCTGCGCAAACACTTCCGTGCGCTGGCCTGCGGCGACAAGGTGGCCGCCGACATCATGGAGCGCAAACCGACCACGGTGCGCGACAACGAGTCGCTGCTTTCGGTCACCGCGGCGCTGATCACCTACGACCGCTACGAGTATGTGCTGGTGGTCGACCGCAACCGCAAGTTGCTCGGGGTGATCTCCAGCGGCGACATCCTGCGTGCGCTGCACCAGGGGGAACCGGAAGGGATCGAGCAGGCCTGACCGGCGATCGACGATGGTTTCTTGCGAAACCGTCATCGCGGCCATGGATGGCCGCGCAAATCCGGAGGTTGCGCATGCAACCGGCGGATTTGTAATGGGATTGAAGAGTGCGCCCTTCGATTCCCGTGAAGCCAAAACGTCCACGGATGGATTTTTTGCGATCCGATCATCGAAATGTCCTCGATCGATGCTGCTCCCCGCCCGGGGGTGATCCCCGCACACGATGCGGTGGCGATCTTCGGCCTGCCCAGCGTCTGGCTGGCGGTGGCCATTCTGCTGGCGGTCTACGCGGTGATCATGATGGAGCGGTTCAACCGGGCGGTGCTCTCCCTGCTCGGTGCCGGCATCATGATCCTCTGCGGGGTGATCACCCAGGAGCAGGCGGTGGCGGGGATCGACTTCAACACCATCGGCCTGCTCACCGGCATGATGGTGATTGTGGCGATCAGCCAGAAGACCGGCATGTTCCAATTTGTCGCCATCCGGGCGGCCAAGCTGGTGCGCGGCAGTCCGTGGGGGGTGCTGGTGATGCTCTCCATCGTGACGGCGCTCTTTTCCGCTTTTCTCGACAATGTCACCACCGTGCTGCTCATCGCCCCGGTGACGCTGCTGATCACCGATGCGCTCGACATCGATCCCTATCCCTTCCTCTTCTCGGAGATACTGGCCTCCAACATCGGAGGTACGGCCACGCTGATCGGCGATCCGCCCAACATCATGATCGGTTCCCAGGCGGGGCTGAGCTTCTACGATTTCCTGGTCAACCTCACCCCGATCGTGCCGGTGATCTTTCTGTGTACCCTGGGGTGCATCTGGTGGCTCTTCGGCCGTCGCCTCCATGCCAGCGCCGAGGCGCGGGCGCTGATCATGGAGTTCAACGAGCGTGAGGCGATCAAGGATGTCCCGCTGCTCAAGAAGTCGCTCACCGTTCTGGCGCTGGTGATGATCGGCTTCACCGCCGCCCACGCGCTGGGGCTGGAGCCGGCGACGATCGCCATGTTCGGCGCCGCGCTGCTCCTGCTGTGGCAGTCGCTGGGCGACGAGCTGGAGGATAAGAACCACGCCTTCGAAGGGGTGATGGGCGAGCTGGAGTGGACCACCATCTTCTTCTTCGTCGGGCTCTTCATCATCGTCACCGGTGCCGAGCATACCGGGGTGATCCGCTTCCTCGCCGCCGAGCTGTTGGAGCTGACCGCAGGCGACCTCCACACCACGGTGGCGGCGGTGCTCTGGACCTCGGCGCTGGCCTCGGCGGTGATCGACAACATCCCCTTTGTCGCCACCATGATCCCGATGATCGAGGATATGGCGCCCTCGTTGGGGGGG
The DNA window shown above is from Zetaproteobacteria bacterium and carries:
- a CDS encoding bifunctional diguanylate cyclase/phosphodiesterase, whose product is MTLDLQQQLSALDRLRETTVLHVGNLLQRQQWNRNAFSRIVALVSMEHEAIGAALERLRRRVEDGEVRREIASLQARCSRLDGAVARLQRLRNRSSDREMVAIKKIIFSFDRAAGTLNQTLIDKNLLDRQNQVLENLIISHEHVANWKQFVQRILIDFHQMFRFDFFFIAFSEENELTLFFYYMGDYPEPVKEQIDTACARRVLAGLDLPPDTPYSVERFVVIDRPRRVDPTQVETITVKVPDYAPNLAGLLGATYASTRKVSVQEQAVIRSILSVMVMVVGSSKVLSRTLAELEFHSIHDPLTGLYNRRHFDEMLRYEVDRSERHRHHFSLLFLDSDDFKQINDGFGHPCGDQVLVELGGMMRAATRMGDLVVRLGGDEFAILLPETPVEGARALAEKLRKRISHHRFTSPDGRQFQTSVSIGIAGYPRDGRNSRDLLAACDAALYRAKEGGKNSIVVAAAQPPAARVRDARVAVERLRDALAEGRVLPYFQPILSTADRRPVACEVVARKQSRDGRVLPAMEFIETVERAGLARSLDRSIVDGALEVLHERMQHHPADAVPPLFINLSPQEIRGRSLLGFAEQRCAELGIPPEKVVFEMAERAVVAELGAVRGFLANLRNRGFRFALDDFGSGYNAFHYLRELRFDFVKIDGAFIRGVVDSQVDALLVRHLAAICRGLGMVTIAEHVEEEEIMAAVTEMGIDYAQGFHLGAPVSARNLFSTWDGGERR
- a CDS encoding CBS domain-containing protein; translation: MFAWKIMTSKVITCRPDQPVGEVIDLMIRRHLHTVPVVEEDGTLRGSINTLSILNRVVPEYIVTGDLKSVPFAPDIGLLRKHFRALACGDKVAADIMERKPTTVRDNESLLSVTAALITYDRYEYVLVVDRNRKLLGVISSGDILRALHQGEPEGIEQA
- a CDS encoding MBL fold metallo-hydrolase; amino-acid sequence: MRNLTLFDDGIHKFILLNESEPGEENGIESNQYLIVHQGIGMLLDPGGWGVMPRVLTEMLQHIQPEDVAMILLSHQDPDIVGGVATWLELTNATVHVASTWMRFLPHYGQIDMGRFHPVPDGGGALALTDDCRIEVVPAHFLHSPGQLNLFDPHAGILFSGDVGTAALKNGGDQLFVEDFAAHLPAIEGFHRRYMACNRALRLWVARVRALAPQVIAPQHGPAYRGAAVGAFLDWLEQLECGADIMRPDGSFPA
- the lysS gene encoding lysine--tRNA ligase; this translates as MNARPKGAAAAGPTGDPEQVAVRRRKLAALREEGFAYPDDWRCDAEAAALHERYGDWEGVRLEEAAISVRVGGRIMAHRVMGRSSFLHIQDGSGRIQLFLQRDRLTPELYDATKAWDLGDIVGAAGTLFRTRTGELSVRVEEIRLVAKCLRPLPEKWKGLQDKELRYRRRYLDLMVSSEARDRFRLRSRIVAELRRRLEARGFIEVETPMLQLRPGGAAARPFITHHNALDIDLYLRIAPELYLKRLVVGGFERVFEINRNFRNEGLDATHNPEFTMVEFYQAWADFHDAMETTEALIRGVAEACGRTRIVWEGVELDLGRPFRRLRMDEAVVEKRPDLAGHTRNKGLLATVCLQEIPDFRPTVTWQAGDYLNALFEALVEPELQQPTFVTHHPVEISPLARRNGAEPHLTDRFELFVAGKEIANGFSELNDPDDQRARFLAQAAARQAEEGEPAGVDEDFLCALEYGMPPTAGVGIGVDRLVMMLTGSHSIRDVLLFPHMRPQE
- a CDS encoding nucleoside-diphosphate kinase — encoded protein: MAVERTLSIIKPDAVAKNVIGDIIRRFEENGLSVVAARMIHLSAEEAGRFYAVHRGRPFFGPLCSFMSSGPILVMVLEGKNAIRLNRQLMGATNPKEAEPGTIRADHADSIDANAVHGSDSPESAATEIAFFFPDIEIFGR